Proteins from a single region of Bdellovibrio bacteriovorus HD100:
- a CDS encoding phosphoribosyltransferase, with the protein MERYRDRDHASHVLAQNLSQYKDSNPVVLAIPRGGVPVAFGVARALHCPLDLIMVKKIGAPRQPELAVGAVSEDGKPLFDEGLIKALSLSSSYLKQAASQKIREIHEQLHKFRGSKQAEPIQNRTVILVDDGIATGSTLTAAIQFLRLKNPREIVVAAPVGALETVQRIKEIADAVICPLTPTDFMAVGMWYEQFEQVPDEEVIRLIGEARFSSQSTAEQITIVDGPKKLTGDLTRVKNSKGLILFAHGSGSSRLSPRNRKVATELNKRGFSTLLFDLLTDSEAEDRRNVFNIALLARRLLCATDTVVEVYQGKTPPLGYFGASTGAGAALTAAAQSTHPISAVVSRGGRPDLADEFLSQVLAPTLLIVGGNDTQVIELNAMAERKIGKVKMAVVPGATHLFEEPGAMEKVIELAANWFSQNLSAAKAPHPQEPPVRPGGL; encoded by the coding sequence ATGGAACGATACAGAGACCGAGACCATGCCAGCCATGTTCTGGCCCAGAATCTTTCACAATACAAAGACAGCAACCCCGTTGTGCTGGCGATTCCCCGCGGAGGCGTGCCCGTGGCCTTCGGAGTGGCCAGGGCCCTGCACTGTCCTTTGGATCTTATCATGGTTAAAAAAATCGGGGCTCCCCGCCAGCCGGAGCTGGCCGTCGGCGCCGTCAGTGAAGATGGAAAGCCCCTCTTCGATGAAGGGCTGATCAAAGCCCTCAGCCTGAGTTCGAGCTACTTGAAACAAGCCGCCAGTCAGAAGATCCGCGAGATCCACGAGCAGCTTCATAAATTTCGCGGCTCCAAACAAGCAGAGCCCATCCAAAACCGCACTGTCATTCTGGTCGATGACGGCATCGCCACCGGCTCGACACTGACGGCCGCCATTCAGTTTTTGCGCCTAAAAAACCCGCGCGAAATTGTTGTCGCCGCCCCCGTCGGAGCCTTGGAAACCGTTCAGCGAATTAAAGAGATCGCCGATGCGGTGATCTGCCCTCTCACCCCCACAGACTTTATGGCCGTGGGCATGTGGTATGAACAGTTCGAGCAGGTGCCTGACGAAGAGGTGATCCGCCTGATTGGAGAGGCCCGGTTTTCCAGCCAGAGTACCGCAGAACAAATCACCATTGTCGACGGCCCCAAAAAACTCACCGGAGATCTGACCAGAGTTAAAAACAGCAAGGGCCTGATTTTGTTCGCTCATGGCAGCGGCAGCAGTCGCCTTAGTCCCCGCAATAGGAAAGTGGCCACGGAACTGAACAAACGGGGTTTCAGCACCTTGCTTTTTGATCTTCTGACTGACAGTGAGGCCGAGGACCGTCGCAATGTTTTCAACATCGCACTGCTCGCTCGCCGTCTGTTGTGCGCCACGGACACCGTTGTTGAAGTCTATCAGGGAAAAACTCCCCCCTTGGGATATTTCGGCGCCAGCACCGGAGCCGGAGCCGCATTGACCGCCGCCGCTCAGTCGACACACCCAATTTCTGCCGTGGTCAGCCGCGGAGGCCGACCCGATCTGGCGGATGAGTTCCTTTCACAAGTGCTTGCGCCAACACTGCTCATTGTCGGCGGCAATGACACGCAGGTGATCGAACTCAATGCAATGGCAGAAAGAAAGATTGGTAAAGTCAAAATGGCAGTCGTCCCCGGCGCCACCCACTTGTTTGAAGAGCCCGGCGCCATGGAAAAAGTCATCGAGCTGGCCGCCAACTGGTTCAGCCAAAACCTTTCCGCTGCAAAAGCCCCACACCCTCAGGAGCCCCCAGTCCGGCCCGGAGGTTTATGA
- a CDS encoding ABC transporter ATP-binding protein, with the protein MKSQTPVIFCRNLKKEYRMGEVTIEALRGVDLELFAGHFVVLLGPSGSGKSTLLNLLGGLDRPSSGEIHFRDHTLSEASQKELTTYRRDHVGFVFQFYNLIPNLSARENIDLVTDISTNPMSSDEALDLVGLSARKDFFPSQLSGGEQQRVAIARAIAKRPEVLLCDEPTGALDLQTGKLVLEAIAKVHRELGTLVVVITHNSTIAGIADCVLHLGDGKILRQDWNTHKVSINEVTW; encoded by the coding sequence ATGAAAAGTCAGACACCTGTCATCTTCTGCAGGAATCTGAAGAAAGAATACCGGATGGGAGAAGTGACAATCGAGGCTCTGCGCGGAGTCGATCTGGAACTTTTCGCAGGTCATTTCGTCGTTTTGCTTGGCCCCTCTGGCAGCGGCAAGTCGACACTTCTGAATCTGCTGGGTGGGTTGGACAGGCCTTCTTCTGGCGAAATTCATTTCAGAGACCACACTTTATCAGAGGCCAGCCAGAAGGAACTCACCACCTACAGGCGGGATCACGTCGGCTTCGTGTTTCAGTTCTATAATCTGATCCCGAATCTTTCGGCCCGGGAAAATATTGATCTGGTCACCGATATATCAACGAATCCCATGAGCAGCGACGAAGCCCTGGATCTGGTGGGACTTTCAGCCCGAAAAGACTTTTTTCCCTCGCAACTTTCCGGCGGAGAACAACAGCGCGTCGCCATCGCCCGGGCCATAGCCAAAAGGCCGGAAGTCCTTCTGTGCGACGAACCCACCGGGGCGCTTGATTTGCAAACCGGAAAGCTGGTTCTGGAAGCCATCGCCAAAGTCCACCGCGAACTGGGCACTCTGGTTGTGGTCATCACCCACAACTCCACCATTGCCGGGATTGCTGATTGTGTCCTGCATTTAGGGGACGGAAAAATCCTGCGACAGGACTGGAACACTCACAAGGTGTCCATCAACGAGGTGACGTGGTGA